In Natrinema amylolyticum, the following are encoded in one genomic region:
- a CDS encoding NUDIX hydrolase: MSTPEEDLQHENAGQDVIAVDADDNELELVNRLDAHTGDGIRHRAFTSLVFDGEGNVLLAQRAPDKRLWGTYWDGTVASHPVEGQSQEEATRQRLEEELGITPDQYDDLELTDRFEYKRYFENAGVEHEVCAVLQLTLSDRSLDPNEEEVAGLMWAPYERLHSNPEWYRQLRLCPWFEIAMRRDVR, translated from the coding sequence ATGAGCACGCCGGAGGAGGACCTGCAACACGAGAACGCAGGGCAAGACGTGATCGCCGTCGACGCCGACGACAACGAACTCGAGCTCGTCAACCGCCTCGACGCCCACACGGGCGATGGTATTCGTCACCGGGCCTTCACCTCGCTCGTCTTCGACGGCGAGGGGAACGTCCTGCTCGCCCAGCGAGCGCCGGACAAACGCCTCTGGGGCACTTACTGGGACGGCACCGTCGCCTCTCACCCCGTTGAGGGCCAGAGCCAGGAGGAGGCGACCCGCCAGCGACTCGAGGAGGAGTTGGGGATCACGCCCGATCAGTACGACGACCTGGAGCTGACTGACCGCTTCGAGTACAAGCGCTACTTCGAGAACGCGGGCGTCGAGCACGAGGTCTGTGCCGTCTTGCAACTGACGCTGTCCGACCGCAGTCTCGATCCCAACGAGGAGGAGGTCGCCGGCCTCATGTGGGCCCCTTACGAGCGGCTCCACTCGAACCCGGAGTGGTACCGACAGCTGCGACTCTGCCCGTGGTTCGAGATCGCGATGCGCCGGGACGTCCGGTAA